In the genome of Mastomys coucha isolate ucsf_1 unplaced genomic scaffold, UCSF_Mcou_1 pScaffold21, whole genome shotgun sequence, the window gccacccaggatactatacccagcaaaactctcaattaccttagatggagaaaccaaggtattccatgacaaaaccaaatttacacattatctttccacaaatccagcccttcaaaggacaataaatggaaaatttcaaaacaaggagggaaactacaccctagaaaaagcaagaaagttatctttcaacaaaactaaacgAAGATAGTCACacgaacagaattccaactctaacaacaaaaataacaagaagcaacaattacttttccttaatatctattaatataaatggactcaactccccaataaaaaggcatagactaacagactggttttgtaaacaggactcaacatttttctgcatacaggaaactcaattcagtgacaaagacaggcactacctcagagtaaaaggctagaaaacaatttcccaagcaaatggtctcaagaaacaagctggagtagtccttctaatatcaaataacatCAAcgttcaacctaaagttatcaagaaagataagaagggacacttcatactcatcaaaggtaaaataccaagatgaattctaaattctgaacatctatgctgcAAATGGaagggcacccacactcataagagaaacttttctaaagctcaaagcacacattgcaccacacacaataatagtgcaaactttaacaccccactctcatcaatggacagatcatggaaacaaaaactaaatagagacacagtgaaactaacaaaagttacaaaacaaatggacttaacagatatctatagaacatttcatcctaaaacaaaaggatataccttcttctcagcaccttatggtaccttctccaaaactgaccatataattagtcacaaaacaggcctcaacagatacaacaaatctgaaataatcctatgcatcctatcagatcaccacagactaaggctggtcctcaataacaacataaacaatagaaaggccacatacatgtggaagctgaacaacactctactctaacttggtcaaggaagaaataagaaaagaaattaatgactttatagagtttaatgaaaatgaagccaatcttatgggacacaatgaaagcagtcctaagaggaaaactaatagttttaagtgcctccaaaaagaaactggagagagcatacaccagcaatttgacagcacatcagaaagctctagaacaaaaagaagcaaattcacccaagaggagtctaaggcaggaaataatcaaactcagggctgaaatcaaccaaatagaaacaaaaagaactatacaaagaatcaaccaaaccaggagcttgttctttaagaaaaacaacaagatagataaactcttagccagactaactagagggcacaaagacagtatcctattaacaagatcagaaatataaagggagacataacaacagacactgaggaaatccaaaagaaTCATCGgatcatactacaaaagcctatacttaccaaaactggaaaacatggatgaaatggacaaccttctacacagataccagatagcaaagttaaatgaagaatagagcagagactgaaggaaggacaatccagcctaatatagctgtctcctgagaggctctgacagtacctgactaatacagaagtagaggctcacagccatccattgaactgagggtccccaatgaaggagttagagaaaggaccaaaggagctggagggtttgcagccccttaggacgaacaacaatatgaactaactNNNNNNNNNNNNNNNNNNNNNNNNNNNNNNNNNNNNNNNNNNNNNNNNNNNNNNNNNNNNNNNNNNNNNNNNNNNNNNNNNNNNNNNNNNNtttttttggaggggaaactgggaaaggagaaatcacatgacatgtaaataaagaaaatatctaatgaaaaagaataaagaaacaaaataatcaaagaaaaaatagatcTAAACAGTCCATATcacctaacaaaatagaaacagtcattaacagtctccccaccgaaaaaaagcccaggaccagatgggtttagtgcacggatttatcagaccttcaaagaagacataataccaatactcctcaagctattccacaaaatagaaacagaaggtaatcCACCCAATTtgctctatgaagccacaattactctgatacctaaaccacacaaagactcaacaaagaaagagaacttcaaaccaatttgccttttgaatatcgatgcaaaaatactcaataaaattctcacaaaccaaatccaagaacacatcaaaacgatcaaccatcatgatcaagtaggctttgtcccagggatgcagtgatggttcaatataaagaaatccatcaacttaattcactatataaacaaactcaaattaaaaaaccatatgatcatttcagaagatgctaagaaagcatttgaaaaatccaacacccattcatgataaaagtcttggaaagatcagaaattcaaggcccatacctaaacatagtaaaagcaatatacagcaaaccagtagccaacatcaaactaaatggagagaaacttgaagcaatcccactaaaatcagagactagacaaggctgtccactctcttcctacctattcaatatagtatttgaagtcctagccagagaaattagacaacaaaagggtaTCAATGATACAaactggagaggaagaagtcaaattatcactatttccagatgatatgatagtatgatTAAGTGAACCCAAAAttttccaccagaaaactcctaaacctgataaacaactttagcaaagtagctggatataaaattaactcaagcaaatcagaggccttcctctacacaaaggataagcagtctgagaaagaaattagggaaacaacacccttcacaatagtcacaaataatataaaataccttagtgtgactctaactatgcaagtgaaaggtctgtatgacaagaatttcaagtctctgaagaaagaaatctaagatgactcagaagatggaaagatctcctatgctcatggatagTCAGgtgtaatatagtaaaaatggccatcttgccaaaagtaatctacagattcaatgaaatccccatcaaaattccaactcaattcttcagagttagagcagtttgcaaattcatctggaataacaaaaaacctaggatagagaaaactattctcaacaatataagaacttgtggaatcaccatccctgacctcaagctgtactacagagcaattgtgattaaaaacttcaTGATATTGGTATAgttacaggcaggtagatcaatggaacagaactgaaaacccagaagtgaatccacacacctatgttcacttgatccttgacaaaggagctaaaactatccagtgggagaaagagcattttcaacaaatggtgctttgtcaactggtggttagcatgtagaagaacatatatcaatccattcttatctccttgtacaaagcacaagtccaattggatcaaggacctatacataaaatcagatatactgaaactaatagggaaaatgtgggaaagagcctcaagtacatgggcacaggggaaaatttcctgaacagaacaccaatagctaatGCCTTAAGATCATgaattgacaaacgggacctcataaaattgcaaagctttgtaaggcaaaggacactgtcgataggacaaaaaggcacccaacagattgggaaaagatttttaccaattctatatctgatagagggctaatgtgtaacatatacaaagaactcaagaagttagactccagagaacaaaaaaccctatttaaaaaatggagtgcagaactaaacaaagaattcaaaactgatgaatatcgaatggctaagaagcacctaaagaaatgctcaacatccttaatcatcagggaaatgcaaatcaaaacaaccagttcctcaggaaattggacatagtactaccagaggatgcagctataccactcctgggcatatacccagaagatgctccaacatgtaataaggacacatgctccactatgttcatagtagccttatttataatacccagaaactggaaaaagcacagatgtccctcaacagaggaatggatacagaaattgtggaacatctacacaatggaataccactcagctattaaaaacaatgaatttatgcaattcttaggcaaatggatggatctggagaatatcatcctgaatgtggtaatgcaatcacaaaagaacactgaTGGTatgctctctgataagtggatattagcccagatacttggaaaacccaagatacaatccacaaaccacaagaaattcaagaagaaggaagaccaaagtatggatacttcattccctcttagaaaggggaacaaaatacccatggaaggagttgcagagacaaactacggagcagagactgaaggaagggcaatccagagactgctccaccttggaatccttcccatattcaatcatcaaacacagacactatagtggatgctggcaagtgctggatgacaggagcctgatatagctgtctcctgagaggctctgacagtgagcaactaatacagaagtagaggctcacagccatccattggactgattacaggttccccaataaaggagctagaggaaggacccaaggatctgcagggttgcagccccttaggaccaataacaatatgaactacctaggaccctcagagctcccagggactaaaccaccaaccaaagaatacatatgtataaggctccagcagcatatgtatagcagtggatggcctagtcgatcatcaatgggaggagaggcccttggtcctgtgaaggttctgtgcctcaatgtaggggaatgccggggccaggaagcaggagagagtgggttggtgagtagggagagggggaggaaacaggattttgttttgttttgctttgttttttgggggggggggactaggaaaggagatatcatttgaaatataaataaagaaaatatctgataataaaattaattaattaattaatttttaaaaatcaaaaaataaagaatttaaaaatagaacaaaattttaaaataaatatactttaaaaatagaacaaaacacatCTGgcaaaaagtcaataaaatgatgacatgatattctgctatactcataggctGGTGCCTAGCCCtattgtcatcagagaggattCATCCAGCAAATGGtggaaactgagacagagacCCATAGCAAATACTGGGCAGAACTtgaggaatcctgtggaagagtagGAAGAAGGATTATAGGAGTCAGATGGTTCAAAGCCACCATAAGAAAAtccacaaaatcaactaacctggctCTTCGGAGTTCACAGAGGCAGAACTGACAAGCAGGGAGCCTACGTATGACCTAGGCCCTCTAcccatatgtaacagttgtgtagattggccttcttttttttttttcgatttATATAGATTTAATGATGCTTTAGACAACAATTATTGTAGTTAAAGAGTGTATTTTACCTCTTCTCCCATCAGAGATtctattaaatattcatatactaCATAAATTCCAATTTAAATGTgctacttgcatataataaacacAATAAATGGTATGTCAGGAAAGAGTAATTGTATAACGATTAAGAAGCGGTACCCACAATGACCTACAACCTCCCTTTTAACAATCCCATAGTCTTCCAAGATTCACTGGGGCTCAAACTTTTAATCATGAGCCTGGGAAGCCACGTGAAACTATATGCAAATCATAGCACCCACCCCTAGGTAATCACGCTTCACCTTAATGTGATCTTGGGTTACCTTTCCCTGTGTTTCCTCTACCCTCAGGAATCTCCATTCATCACAGACTTAAAGGATAAACTACCTTTTAAGATCAAAGGAAGGACACAAGCAGGCAGTCAAACAGGAGAAATATGTTAGAAGACTTTGGAACATTGTGGAAGGGTACTAAGGTGGGCAAGCTGGAcacaatgttaatttttttttggttttttttttttgttttttgtttttttgttttggcttggtttggtttttNNNNNNNNNNNNNNNNNNNNNNNNNNNNNNNNNNNNNNNNNNNNNNNNNNNNNNNNNNNNNNNNNNNNNNNNNNNNNNNNNNNNNNNNNNNNNNNNNNNNNNNNNNNNNNNNNNNNNNNNNNNNNNNNNNNNNNNNNNNNNNNNNNNNNNNNNNNNNNNNNNNNNNNNNNNNNNNNNNNNNNNNNNNNNNNNNNNNNNNNNNNNNNNNNNNNNNNNNNNNNNNNNNNNNNNNNNNNNNNNNNNNNNNNNNNNNNNNNNNNNNNNNNNNNNNNNNNNNNNNNNNNNNNNNNNNNNNNNNNNNNNNNNNNNNNNNNNNNNNNNNNNNNNNNNNNNNNNNNNNNNNNNNNNNNNNNNNNNNNNNNNNNNNNNNNNNNNNNNNNNNNNNNNNNNNNNNNNNNNNNNNNNNNNNNNNNNNNNNNNNNNNNNNNNNNNNNNNNNNNNNNNNNNNNNNNNNNNNNNNNNNNNNNNNNNNNNNNNNNNNNNNNNNNNNNNNNNNNNNNNNNNNNNNNNNNNNNNNNNNNNNNNNNNNNNNNNNNNNNNNNNNNNNNNNNNNNNNNNNNNNNNNNNNNNNNNNNNNNNNNNNNNNNNNNNNNNNNNNNNNNNNNNNNNNNNNNNNNNNNNNNNNNNNNNNNNNNNNNNNNNNNNNNNNNNNNNNNNNNNNNNNNNNNNNNNNNNNNNNNNNNNNNNNNNNNNNNNNNNNNNNNNNNNNNNNNNNNNNNNNNNNNNNNNNNNNNNNNNNNNNNNNNNNNNNNNNNNNNNNNNNNNNNNNNNNNNNNNNNNNNNNNNNNNNNNNNNNNNNNNNNNNNNNNNNNNNNNNNNNNNNNNNNNNNNNNNNNNNNNNNNNNNNNNNNNNNNNNNNNNNNNNNNNNNNNNNNNNNNNNNNNNNNNNNNNNNNNNNNNNNNNNNNNNNNNNNNNNNNNNNNNNNNNNNNNNNNNNNNNNNNNNNNNNNNNNNNNNNNNNNNNNNNNNNNNNNNNNNNNNNNNNNNNNNNNNNNNNNNNNNNNNNNNNNNNNNNNNNNNNNNNNNNNNNNNNNNNNNNNNNNNNNNNNNNNNNNNNNNNNNNNNNNNNNNNNNNNNNNNNNNNNNNNNNNNNNNNNNNNNNNNNNNNNNNNNNNNNNNNNNNNNNNNNNNNNNNNNNNNNNNNNNNNNNNNNNNNNNNNNNNNNNNNNNNNNNNNNNNNNNNNNNNNNNNNNNNNNNNNNNNNNNNNNNNNNNNNNNNNNNNNNNNNNNNNNNNNNNNNNNNNNNNNNNNNNNNNNNNNNNNNNNNNNNNNNNNNNNNNNNNNNNNNNNNNNNNNNNNNNNNNNNNNNNNNNNNNNNNNNNNNNNNNNNNNNNNNNNNNNNNNNNNNNNNNNNNNNNNNNNNNNNNNNNNNNNNNNNNNNNNNNNNNNNNNNNNNNNNNNNNNNNNNNNNNNNNNNNNNNNNNNNNNNNNNNNNNNNNNNNNNNNNNNNNNNNNNNNNNNNNNNNNNNNNNNNNNNNNNNNNNNNNNNNNNNNNNNNNNNNNNNNNNNNNNNNNNNNNNNNNNNNNNNNNNNNNNNNNNNNNNNNNNNNNNNNNNNNNNNNNNNNNNNNNNNNNNNNNNNNNNNNNNNNNNNNNNNNNNNNNNNNNNNNNNNNNNNNNNNNNNNNNNNNNNNNNNNNNNNNNNNNNNNNNNNNNNNNNNNNNNNNNNNNNNNNNNNNNNNNNNNNNNNNNNNNNNNNNNNNNNNNNNNNNNNNNNNNNNNNNNNNNNNNNNNNNNNNNNNggggattgcattgaatctgtagattgccttcggtaagatggccatttttactatattaatcctgccataGATTGGCCTTCTTGTAggactcttaacagtgggagTGAGGGCTGTCTCTAATTCTTTTGGCAGATTTTGGGACTCTTTTTACTCCTACTGGGTTACCTTAGTACAAGGGAGGTACCTATTCATAGTACATCTTGATATGCCCtctttggttgatatccatgggatgCCTGCCCTCTTCTGAAGAAGAACAGAAGGAATTGGCTGAGTGGGGCAGATGGGATGTGGGGGGAAGgactaggaagagaggagggaaggaaactgtAGTCAAGATGCAAATAACAAAAacggcaacaacaacaacaatgataataataataataatgatagcattgttttagaaagaattaaaacatgTTCTCCAATAAATTTAGTTAGTTCATACACAGTTCAGTTATGAGCTATCTGAATATCGCATGACTCCTAAACGTGTCAGGTTGTGTGTAAAACCACTTTCCTTTGCCATAATTTTAGCGCAGCCCTTTTCATCTCCTTGTTTCTCAGGCTGTAGATAAGTGGATTCAGCAGAGGGGTGAGCAGAGAGTAAGCCAACGACATCAGTTTCTTGGTGTCTGGTGAGTACTTGGATTTAGGCTGCAAATAGGTCATACTGGCCGTGCCATAGAAGAGGGTGACCGAGGTGAGATGAGAAGCACACGTAGAAAAGGCCTTCTGCCTCCCTGTAGTGGATGGCATCTTCAGGATGGAGAAGAGAATTCGGATGTAAGACAAAAGAATCAACACGAAGGGAGTCAAAATGATCAGAACAGTACCTGTGAAGGCATagatctcaaagaaaaaaatgtctgtacATGCAAGCTCCAGGACTGCTGGGGTTTCACAGGAGATGTGGTTAATTTCATTGGAGCCACAGTAGGGAAAACTGAACACCCATGTGGTCTGCAGAGTAGTCATCATGGTTCCTGAGAGCCACGAACATGTCACTAATGTCATAAAAACTCTTTTGTTCATAATCACTGGGTAGGATAAAGGATGGCAGATTGCAGCAAATCGGTCATAAGCCATTGCCCCCAGGAGGAAACACTCAGTCCCACCAAAGAGAAGAATGAAATACATCTGCACAAAGCAGCCCCCGAAGGAAATGGTTGCTTTCTCTGTGGTCAGGACCACCAGCATTTCAGGCATAACGGTTGTGCTGAAGCCAGTCTCCACCACAGACAAGTTCTGCAGGAACAGGTACATGGGGATGTGCAGGCTCCTGTCCAGGAGGATGATGGACATAATGAGGGCATTTCCTGTCAGAGTCACCAGGTAAATAACCAGGAAAGCCCCAAACATTTGCCTTTGGAGTTCAGGATAGTTTGAAAAGCCCAAGAGGATGAACTCAGCCACAGAGCTGTCATTGTGTCCCTTCATTGCTGTAGTGGAGCTCTGTGTCATTCTTAGGAACACAGTGCATAagaatggttttcagaacagcttataaatttcaaaagtatttatatacccaaaaaaacatagacaattaacttgggaggtggcttgtaagagaacaacaaagagtgagactgaatgctttgcNNNNNNNNNNNNNNNNNNNNNNNNNNNNNNNNNNNNNNNNNNNNNNNNNNNNNNNNNNNNNNNNNNNNNNNNNNNNNNNNNNNNNNNNNNNNNNNNNNNNNNNNNNNNNNNNNNNNNNNNNNNNNNNNNNNNNNNNNNNNNNNNNNNNNNNNNNNNNNNNNNNNNNNNNNNNNNNNNNNNNNNNNNNNNNNNNNNNNNNNNNNNNNNNNNNNNNNNNNNNNNNNNNNNNNNNNNNNNNNNNNNNNNNNNNNNNNNNNNNNNNNNNNNNNNNNNNNNNNNNNNNNNNNNNNNNNNNNNNNNNNNNNNNNNNNNNNNNNNNNNNNNNNNNNNNNNNNNNNNNNNNNNNNNNNNNNNNNNNNNNNNNNNNNNNNNNNNNNNNNNNNNNNNNNNNNNNNNNNNNNNNNNNNNNNNNNNNNNNNNNNNNNNNNNNNNNNNNNNNNNNNNNNNNNNNNNNNNNNNNNNNNNNNNNNNNNNNNNNNNNNNNNNNNNNNNNNNNNNNNNNNNNNNNNNNNNNNNNNNNNNNNNNNNNNNNNNNNNNNNNNNNNNNNNNNNNNNNNNNNNNNNNNNNNNNNNNNNNNNNNNNNNNNNNNNNNNNNNNNNNNNNNNNNNNNNNNNNNNNNNNNNNNNNNNNNNNNNNNNNNNNNNNNNNNNNNNNNNNNNNNNNNNNNNNNNNNNNNNNNNNNNNNNNNNNNNNNNNNNNNNNNNNNNNNNNNNNNNNNNNNNNNNNNNNNNNNNNNNNNNNNNNNNNNNNNNNNNNNNNNNtgattgttgttttatatcaagcaacttttataatactgatttttatttttataatattttataaattttaaaaaatatgacaaaaaaggtattatatgtattgaaggggggttctctgagaggagttggggtacaaaaaggaaacaataatgtgatttaattctatttacttagaataagtttttaaatgttaacaaattcagataaattgaaatcatgtaacttttctcatcataacgcaataaaagttaaaaacaaaaaaaagaatgaagtcacAGTCCCGGCTCCAGCTTCCATTCACCTGAAGAATTCTGACAGAGCATTCCAAGAGAAAACTATATGCACAAAATTATCTATTTCGAGTTTGGAGAATAGCTATACAATTGGATTAATGACTCTTTCATACATAAAAGAGGAAATAATGATTCTGGTTTAGAAATTTGGCCTGAAAAGCATAAAACATCATAGAACCCTATATACTTTGAATTAAATCATAGActtaacataaatataaataatttataattctatttCTGCCCAATACTATTGTTAGAGATATATCTTTT includes:
- the LOC116100853 gene encoding olfactory receptor 10A6-like, translating into MKGHNDSSVAEFILLGFSNYPELQRQMFGAFLVIYLVTLTGNALIMSIILLDRSLHIPMYLFLQNLSVVETGFSTTVMPEMLVVLTTEKATISFGGCFVQMYFILLFGGTECFLLGAMAYDRFAAICHPLSYPVIMNKRVFMTLVTCSWLSGTMMTTLQTTWVFSFPYCGSNEINHISCETPAVLELACTDIFFFEIYAFTGTVLIILTPFVLILLSYIRILFSILKMPSTTGRQKAFSTCASHLTSVTLFYGTASMTYLQPKSKYSPDTKKLMSLAYSLLTPLLNPLIYSLRNKEMKRAALKLWQRKVVLHTT